A stretch of the Vigna radiata var. radiata cultivar VC1973A chromosome 9, Vradiata_ver6, whole genome shotgun sequence genome encodes the following:
- the LOC106773358 gene encoding uncharacterized protein LOC106773358: protein MFDSEALERRKILIRSIDFFSRLILLSGSGRIGVLHPSLSLSPVGKTITDLPRIFSYVPGLYKIFDEILVNTGDNKQRDLSMAAFKVTINAKLNTISSTAIPYPLRSPNSFVATCLLTATMTITITLRRPPVDATATVRSSPTSSPPSSSSKLPMESARRSINSSLPHATAPLAFSTPVTDNISVCTAD, encoded by the exons ATGTTTGATAGTGAGGCTTTGGAGAGAAG GAAAATTTTAATTCGCAGTATAGATTTCTTTTCGCGCCTCATCCTTCTCTCTGGCTCTGGCCGCATAGGGGTGCTGCATCCTTCTCTCTCGCTTTCGCCAGTGGGGAAGACCATTACAGATCTGCCACGCATCTTCTCCTACGTTCCTGGCCTCTACAAAATCTTCGATGAGATCCTCGTCAACACTGGCGACAACAAGCAGCGAGATCTCTCCATGGCAGCCTTCAAGGTCACCATCAATGCCAAGCTGAACACCATATCTTCAACGGCGATACCATACCCGTTGAGATCCCCAAACTCATTTGTAGCCACTTGCTTACTAACAGCAACTATGACGATAACGATAACCTTAAGAAGACCACCTGTGGATGCAACGGCTACAGTGCGAAGCTCACCAACATCTTCTCCACCGAGTTCATCGTCAAAATTGCCCATGGAAAGCGCAAGAAGAAGTATAAACAG CTCCCTCCCACACGCCACTGCTCCCTTGGCTTTCTCCACTCCCGTCACCGATAATATCTCCGTTTGCACAGCCGACTAA
- the LOC106773357 gene encoding putative late blight resistance protein homolog R1B-14 has product MLAKKEKSHREWCKVVGHVNWYLTRDETQVKDIVLTLNYDNLPSRLKPCFLYLGLFPKDFEIPVTPLLQKWVAEGFIQDTGNRDPDDVAKDYFYELIDRSLVQVTKVKFIGDLRKCQVHDLLRDLCISETKEEKVFDVCTDNNILIPTKPRSLSIHGDMGHYISSSNNDHSCMRSLFFFGPEYYVQRRGWKWLLDDFKLVRVLEFGHNRCLEIPSNLGNFIHLRYLRINSTLATFVPNSILGLWNLQTIDLGILEYDSPISFPIQMWKLKHLRHLNTSRPIKLRGRYSESNEKMWNLQTISPLILNTEATSLIKKGTFPNIKRMGLYLETDGYEGELPNLFQNLQQLKHLNTLMIYNVLNLLTFEVIFPPSITELWLSRIKCITDEGMNGLKNHSKIKILRLLGVEWSENSIDLNCVDGSFPQLEVLEMKHLSLRKFKLGNGAMQRLQNVIIQDCQYLYHLLVEFQSLNGLRKIEITETPLEQLDYFLQILERYHGVQVVRGYYPKMSVIGF; this is encoded by the coding sequence ATGCTAGCTAAGAAGGAAAAGTCACATAGAGAATGGTGTAAAGTGGTAGGTCATGTTAATTGGTATCTCACTCGAGATGAAACCCAAGTGAAGGATATAGTTCTCACGCTCAACTACGACAACTTGCCAAGCAGACTAAAACCATGTTTTCTTTATCTTGGGTTATTTCCTAAAGACTTTGAAATACCTGTTACTCCATTATTGCAAAAATGGGTTGCAGAGGGTTTCATACAAGATACAGGAAATAGAGACCCAGATGATGTTGCGAAAGACTACTTCTACGAGCTCATCGATCGCAGTTTGGTTCAGGTTACAAAGGTGAAGTTTATTGGAGATTTGAGGAAGTGTCAGGTTCATGATCTTCTTCGAGATCTTTGCATTTCAGAGACCAAAGAGGAGAAAGTGTTTGACGTTTGCACAGACAATAACATTCTAATTCCTACTAAACCTCGCAGCCTGTCTATTCACGGTGACATGGGTCATTACATTTCTTCAAGCAACAATGACCATTCATGTATGCGTTCCCTGTTTTTCTTTGGACCAGAGTATTATGTTCAAAGGAGAGGATGGAAATGGCTTTTGGATGACTTTAAATTGGTTCGAGTGTTAGAGTTTGGACATAATAGATGCCTAGAGATTCCTTCCAATTTAGGGAACTTCATCCACTTAAGGTACTTGAGAATAAACTCAACCCTTGCTACATTTGTTCCAAATTCAATACTTGGCCTTTGGAATCTACAAACCATAGACTTGGGTATTTTAGAGTATGACAGTCCAATTTCTTTTCCTATTCAAATGTGGAAACTCAAACATTTAAGGCATTTGAATACATCAAGGCCTATCAAGTTGCGAGGAAGATATTCAGAATCAAATGAGAAGATGTGGAATCTTCAAACCATCTCTCCCCTTATACTCAACACAGAAGCAACATCTCTAATAAAGAAAGgaacatttcccaatattaagaGGATGGGGTTGTACTTGGAGACTGACGGTTATGAAGGTGAATTACccaatttatttcaaaacttaCAACAATTAAAGCATTTGAATACATTGATGATTTATAATGTCTTAAACCTTCTAACCTTTGAGGTCATATTTCCCCCAAGCATTACAGAGTTATGGTTGTCAAGGATTAAGTGCATTACTGATGAGGGGATGAATGGTTTGAAAAATCActctaaaatcaaaattttgagaCTTTTGGGTGTTGAGTGGTCTGAGAATTCCATTGACCTCAATTGTGTGGATGGCAGTTTCCCACAGCTGGAAGTGTTGGAAATGAAACATTTGTCACTTCGAAAGTTTAAATTAGGTAATGGTGCAATGCAGAGACTTCAAAATGTGATTATCCAGGATTGTCAATATTTATATCATCTCCTAGTTGAGTTTCAATCTTTAAATGGATTGAGGAAAATAGAAATCACAGAAACTCCTTTAGAACAACTAGATTACttcttacaaattttagaaAGATATCATGGAGTTCAAGTCGTTAGAGGGTATTATCCTAAGATGTCAGTGATtggattttaa